Sequence from the Prunus persica cultivar Lovell chromosome G5, Prunus_persica_NCBIv2, whole genome shotgun sequence genome:
AGGACGTGGTGATTTTCAACTTCGTGAAAATGGTACCTGAATGAACCTTCCCTCTTCTGTTCAtcttttggtttcttgctaTTTTGACATACTTGGTCCCATCTGATTTTAGATTATGTATTTGGTAACCGCAAGTTTGGTGGGAATGCTCAATCTATTACTAAAACCCGGTGGATCCACCACACTTCCTTTCTATGGGACTATGAGGTTAGGAACATGGCATACCTCAGACTTCCAAAACGAATTCCCGAGTATCGATTGGTATGAACTCTTTTAAGTTTTATGTGGTTCAACCTGTGAATTTCACAGCTTAAATAGTCTGTTACTTGTTACCAAGGCATATAGTTTGATGCCTATGCTGTCTATTTCCTTTTGCAGGCAAGGGACCATTTGGAATTCATATGCTGCCTCAAGGACTACATCCCAAGATCGGTTTTTCTTGACAAAACTGTGGATGCACTTAGAACCCAATTTTCCGTGAGATCCGAGCAGTTGGATGCCTTTGAAGCTACCTCAAACACAAAGTTTGTACCCTCAACTAGGCTGTTGACAAGGCAGGAATTGGAGGAAGCGGCTTTTGGCTCTCATGCTGAGACCACTCTCTCTCAATCATTGTCATTGTAATGaatgttataattttttttgagagTCCAATTTTGTCAATGaatgttataatttttttggataatcAATAAAATGTAAGTCCAATTTGAACATGATTTTATTAACCAAACTCTacaaagagaaaggaagactAATTCCTATATTGATTGTTAATTTGCAATAGGCCACCTTTGCCTCTGTGACTCGACACCCCCCCCAACCATGTTAAccgcaaataaagccatgtagGCTTTCTTGGTGGAGAAGCTCCTCACAATCCCAGcccaagaatttttttttgttccttttgtCTTCGGTGTAAAAACCCCGTGCCCATTGTCCAATACTGCAAACTCACAAAGCGCACCGTTCAttactcctctctctctctctctctctctctctctgacacactgtttctctCCCTGCGCAGTAATTTtctgctggttggttctgctCATTTTAACGACCGAAATCACAGCTTGACCCGTCGTGTGCAAATCTGTAAGCTTCAATCGTACAGCCATTTCTTTCCCTCCATCCTTCTCTGCTATTACTCTTTCTGGGTTGGTTCCCCTGTTTGCCTTATTGAATTGCCGTTTTCCCGtattcatataa
This genomic interval carries:
- the LOC18775692 gene encoding putative lipoate-protein ligase A is translated as MATPQTRNFGLPFMNLIRLKGIPILQQLHLEEQLLRTSSDNWCIMNDGTNDPTIVMGISGKPAELLEIDLVLRDQIPVIRRFTGGGTVTVDHNTVFVTFICNADAVAGLQPYPRPIMSWSSLLYSRVFEGRGDFQLRENDYVFGNRKFGGNAQSITKTRWIHHTSFLWDYEVRNMAYLRLPKRIPEYRLARDHLEFICCLKDYIPRSVFLDKTVDALRTQFSVRSEQLDAFEATSNTKFVPSTRLLTRQELEEAAFGSHAETTLSQSLSL